A window of the Cicer arietinum cultivar CDC Frontier isolate Library 1 chromosome 6, Cicar.CDCFrontier_v2.0, whole genome shotgun sequence genome harbors these coding sequences:
- the LOC101497214 gene encoding homeobox-DDT domain protein RLT2 isoform X6, with protein sequence MQREFEAQEKRIRKELVKQDILRQKREEQIKKEMERQERERKKEEERLLRERQREEERFLREQRREQEQREKFLQKESIRVERLRQKEELRREKEAARIKASSERAIARRMAKESIDLIEDEHLELMELAASKKGLSSILALDYETMQNLESYGDGRTSFPPKSVRLKKAFSIQPWSDSDENVGNLLMVWRFLITFADVLGIWPFTLDELLQAFHDYDPRILGEIHIALLRSILKDIEDVARTPTTGLGANQNNITNSGGGHPQVVEGAYVWGFDIRNWQWHLNPLTWPEILRQFALSAGFGPLMKKQNIEQVHPCNEGNDGKDIISNLRSGAAVENAVAIMQEKGLPNRRTYRPRLTPGTVKYAAFHVLSLEGSRGLNILELADKIQKSGLRDLTTSKAPEASIASALSRDTKLFERTAPSTYCVRPAYRKDPADSEAIYSAAREKIRVFKSGFVGAEEADDGERDENSESDMAENHEIDDLGAETNTKKEVSNSEKFNANTVMRNGKDNGEGFQTPDSCHEKVDEGLASTVDEGFNKHKDVHTSSEIAVCSHDVTNPILEGMDVDENTLGEPWAQGLMEGEYSDLSVEERLHALVALINVAIEGNSIRLILEERLEAANTLKKQIWAEAQLDKRRIKDDCFVKLQSFSYLGNKNEPAVTFPSVEGKQCPLHTVHVKIDKASVTPYDQHEQINALQGNQNHLQSSLLDVNIQRQDCPTGPDNCSLQQSGYVAEKSRSNFKSYIGHLAEQTYMYRSLPLGLDRRRNRYWQFITSASQNDPGCGRIFVELHDGCWKLIDSEEGFDALLASLDLRGIRESHLHMMLQRIEMSYKNSVRRNVQNGDMGIQNGDTMKKLKTETVKMGTDQDCSATSVYVDDLDTSVTSTSFMVQLGRNEVENKDAYMRYWDFEKWMQKQCLNCSVSFAMKFGKKRCNQLLLMCDLCHRVYFSRGTPSPCPSCHRTSTSQDNSSSYECIARSEGKRKIGTHLFNHPSSSPFRMRLLKILLSVVEVTLPQEALQPFWTERYRKSWSSKLEASSSPEDILQTLTALEGAIKREYLAPDYETTSELLGTVCSSGCLPNDTIGGGQIPVLPWVPYTTAAVALRLMELDACIFYTSQQKLESEKDKKNGVVIKLPSKYAAAKNSYNASVIETSFQAKHAVENLGALGAGLESYSRGQRTRLGRGHSHGQRSQGRVSSSRPTSRKRSTTSNNRKIGKLLGWKGRPNGQGQFCGRRSIRSWQKPAAKTDVLNSKRDTRNVIKEKTPIFVREEINESKTEASALNARNSETSDNEEDLYQATGDEYDYLVGNNNNGGYQGGFCGKSDNLIEQSHYILDDEEDGDMDNDDNVNDDKEDGQVDLNVEDYIIGEDSKDAGYNREIIAEQNEEPDGVFSTSSDYID encoded by the exons ATGCAACGGGAATTTGAAGCGCAAGAGAAAAGAATTAGGAAAGAGCTTGTAAAACAGGATATCCTAAGGCAAAAG AGAGAGGAACAAATAAAGAAAGAGATGGAGAGGCAAGAACGTGAAAGGAAGAAGGAAGAGGAACGGTTATTGCGTGAAAGACAGCGAGAGGAGGAGAGATTCCTAAGAGAGCAGAGGCGTGAACAGGAGCAGCGGGAGAAGTTTTTGCAGAAGGAATCAATCAGA GTTGAGAGACTGAGACAAAAGGAAGAACTACGGAGGGAGAAAGAGGCAGCAAGGATTAAAGCTTCCAGTGAGAGAGCTATTGCCCGCAGAATGGCTAAAGAATCAATAGACCTTATTGAAGATGAACATCTGGAACTCATGGAGTTAGCTGCATCAAAGAAGGGGCTATCTTCAATATTGGCTCTCGACTACGAAACTATGCAAAATCTTGAATCATACGGAG ACGGGCGGACTTCCTTCCCACCCAAGTCTGTACGGTTGAAAAAAGCTTTTTCTATTCAACCTTGGTCAGATTCTGACGAGAACGTAGGAAATCTTCTGATG GTTTGGAGGTTCTTGATTACCTTTGCTGATGTTCTTGGAATATGGCCATTTACCTTGGATGAGCTTTTACAAGCTTTTCATGACTAT GACCCTAGGATATTAGGTGAGATCCATATTGCTCTTCTGAGATCCATTTTAAAAGATATTGAGGATGTTGCAAGAACACCCACTACTGGATTAGGGGCTAaccaaaacaacattacgaaCTCTGGTGGAGGGCATCCACAGGTAGTTGAAGGG GCATATGTATGGGGTTTTGATATAAGAAATTGGCAGTGGCATTTAAATCCATTAACATGGCCAGAGATTTTGCGACAATTCGCATTGTCAGCTGGATTTGGGCCTCTGATGAAGAAACAGAATATTGAGCAGGTGCATCCATGCAATGAG GGTAATGATGGTAAAGATATAATTTCGAATCTACGCAGTGGAGCTGCTGTTGAAAATGCTGTTGCTATTATGCAAGAGAAGGGATTACCTAATCGAAGAACATATAGGCCTCGTTTGACGCCTGGAACTGTCAAATATGCTGCATTTCATGTCCTTTCTCTGGAAGGTAGCAGAGGCCTCAATATATTAGAACTTGCAGACAAGATTCAG AAATCTGGCCTTCGTGATCTTACAACAAGCAAAGCACCAGAGGCTTCTATAGCTTCTGCTTTGTCTAGGGATACAAAACTATTTGAAAGGACAGCTCCTTCAACATATTGTGTACGTCCTGCATATAGAAAGGACCCAGCTGATTCTGAAGCAATTTATTCAGCTGCGAGGGAAAAAATCAGGGTTTTCAAAAGTGGATTTGTGGGTGCAGAAGAAGCTGATGATGGTGAAAGGGATGAAAATTCTGAAAGTGATATGGCAGAAAATCATGAGATTGATGATTTGGGAGCTGAAACAAATACGAAAAAAGAGGTCTCAAATTCTGAGAAATTTAATGCAAACACTGTAATGAGAAATGGGAAGGATAATGGCGAGGGTTTTCAAACTCCTGATAGTTGCCATGAGAAAGTGGATGAGGGTTTAGCGTCAACTGTTGATGAAGGCTTCAACAAGCATAAAGATGTCCATACATCTAGTGAAATTGCTGTTTGCAGCCATGATGTTACTAATCCTATTCTAGAAGGTATGGATGTTGATGAAAACACTCTAGGTGAACCATGGGCACAAGGACTTATGGAGGGAGAGTACTCGGATCTTAGTGTAGAGGAGCGTCTTCACGCTCTTGTTGCTTTGATTAATGTGGCAATTGAAGGGAATTCTATTCGTCTTATACTTGAG GAACGTCTAGAAGCCGCAAATACTTTAAAGAAGCAGATATGGGCTGAGGCACAGCTTGATAAACGCCGTATCAAAGACGATTGTTTTGTTAAATTGCAGTCGTTCTCATATTTGggcaacaaaaatgaaccagcTGTTACATTTCCATCAGTAGAGGGTAAACAGTGCCCATTGCACACTGTTCATGTCAAAATTGATAAGGCTTCAGTCACTCCCTATGACCAGCATGAACAGATAAATGCACTACAGGGAAATCAAAATCATCTGCAGAGTTCCCTATTAGATGTGAACATACAGAGGCAAGATTGTCCTACTGGCCCAGATAATTGTTCTCTCCAACAATCTGGATATGTTGCTGAAAAATCAAGATCAAATTTCAAATCATATATTGGCCACTTGGCGGAACAAACTTACATGTATAGATCATTGCCTCTTGGTTTGGATAGAAGACGAAACCGATACTGGCAATTCATTACATCTGCCTCTCAAAACGATCCAGGTTGTGGCAGGATATTTGTGGAATTGCATGATGGCTGTTGGAAGCTGATTGATTCTGAAGAG GGTTTTGATGCCCTATTAGCATCATTGGACTTACGTGGGATCAGGGAGTCCCACTTGCATATGATGCTGCAAAGAATTGAGATGTCATACAAGAACTCTGTTAGAAGAAATGTCCAAAATGGTGATATGGGAATTCAAAATGGAGACACCATGAAGAAACTCAAGACAGAAACAGTTAAAATGGGTACAGACCAAGATTGCAGTGCCACTTCTGTCTATGTGGATGATTTGGATACATCAGTGACCTCAACATCTTTTATGGTTCAGCTCGGAAGAAATGAAGTTGAGAACAAAGATGCTTATATGAGATACTGGGACTTTGAGAAATGGATGCAAAAGCAATGTCTAAATTGCTCAGTATCATTTGCAATGAAGTTTGGGAAGAAGAGGTGCAACCAACTGCTGCTAATGTGTGATTTATGCCATCGTGTCTATTTCTCTAGAGGAACGCCGTCGCCATGTCCTTCATGCCACAGAACTTCCACTAGTCAGGACAACTCCAGTTCTTATGAATGTATTGCACGTTCTGAAGGCAAAAGGAAGATTGGCACTCACCTTTTTAATCATCCATCCTCTTCTCCATTCAGAATGAGATTGCTCAAAATCCTCCTGTCGGTTGTTGAG GTAACCCTTCCTCAAGAAGCTCTTCAGCCTTTTTGGACAGAGAGGTACAGGAAGTCTTGGAGTTCAAAGCTGGAAGCTTCATCATCACCTGAAGACATTCTGCAG ACATTGACTGCATTGGAAGGTGCTATAAAAAGGGAGTATTTGGCTCCAGACTATGAAACTACCAGTGAGCTGTTAGGTACCGTTTGCTCTTCTGGATGTCTCCCTAATGATACCATTGGCGGTGGACAGATACCTGTACTTCCATGGGTGCCATATACAACTGCTGCTGTGGCTCTAAGGCTCATGGAACTAGATGCATGCATCTTTTACACCTCACAGCAGAAGCTGGAGTCCGAGAAGGATAAAAAAAACGGAGTTGTTATA AAGCTTCCATCAAAATATGCTGCTGCCAAAAATTCGTACAATGCCAGTGTGATCGAAACTTCATTTCAGGCTAAGCACGCTGTAGAGAACTTGGGTGCTCTTGGTGCTGGACTTGAGAGCTACAGCAGAGGACAAAGGACTCGACTAGGCCGTGGTCATTCTCATGGTCAAAGATCACAAGGAAGAGTTTCTAGTTCGAGACCCACTTCCAGAAAGAGAAGCACTACCTCTAACAACAGGAAAATAGGAAAATTACTTGGATGGAAAGGGAGGCCGAACGGACAAGGACAATTTTGTGGTCGGAGGAGCATTAGAAGCTGGCAAAAACCAGCAGCCAAGACGGATGTGCTCAATAGTAAGAGGGATACCCGAAATGTTATCAAGGAGAAAACACCAATCTTTGTCAGAGAAGAGATTAATGAAAGTAAAACAGAAGCCAGTGCTCTAAATGCTAGGAATTCAGAGACATCAGACAATGAAGAAGATCTTTATCAAGCAACAGGAGATGAGTATGATTATCTGGtcggtaataataataatggtggATATCAgggtggattttgtggaaaatctGATAACTTAATAGAACAGAGCCACTATATTTTGGATGATGAGGAAGATGGGGATATGGATAACGATGACAATGTCAATGATGACAAAGAAGATGGGCAAGTCGATCTTAATGTTGAAGATTATATAATTGGAGAGGACTCAAAAGATGCAGGGTATAACAGAGAAATAATTGCAGAACAAAATGAGGAACCGGATGGAGTCTTTTCTACATCATCAGATTACATTGATTAA
- the LOC101497975 gene encoding uncharacterized protein, translating into MGVDYYKILQVDKNVKDEDLKKAYRKLAMKWHPDKNPTNKKDAETKFKQISEAYEVLSDPEKRAIYDQYGEEGLKGQVPPPEAGAGGGTSFYSTGDIPGSFRFNPRNADEIFAEFFGFSSPFGGRGGGGGGMRSRFSGGMFGDDMFRSFGEGGGIHMNQAAPRKTPPIEKKLACTLEEIYRGTTKKMKISREIADASGQTMPVEEILTINVKPGWKKGTKITFPEKGNEQLNVTAADLVFVIDERPHSVFSREGNDLIVTQKISLVEALTGYTVHLTTLDGRNLSIPINNVIHPNYEEVVPKEGMPLPKDPSKKGNLRIKFNIKFPTRLTDEQKIGIRKLLTASA; encoded by the exons ATGGGTGTTGATTACTACAAAATCTTGCAGGTTGATAAGAATGTCAAAGACGAAGACTTGAAGAAGGCTTATAGAAAACTTGCTATGAAATGGCACCCTGATAAAAACCCAACCAACAAAAAAGATGCAGAAACTAAGTTCAAGCAAATTTCTGAAGCTTATGag GTGTTAAGTGATCCTGAAAAGAGAGCTATCTATGATCAATATGGGGAAGAGGGTTTAAAGGGGCAAGTTCCTCCTCCTGAAGCTGGTGCTGGTGGTGGAACTAGTTTCTATTCCACAGGAGATATACCTGGATCGTTTCGGTTTAATCCGAGGAATGCAGATGAGATTTTTGCAGAGTTTTTTGGGTTCTCAAGCCCATTTGGTGGaagaggtggtggtggtggtggcaTGAGATCTAGGTTCTCTGGAGGAATGTTTGGTGATGATATGTTTAGATCTTTTGGTGAAGGTGGAGGAATACATATGAATCAAGCTGCACCTCGTAAAACACCTCCTATTGAGAAAAAGTTGGCTTGTACTCTGGAGGAGATATATAGAGGAACTACAAAGAAGATGAAGATCTCTAGAGAAATAGCAGATGCCAGTGG CCAAACAATGCCAGTGGAAGAGATATTGACCATAAATGTGAAGCCTGGTTGGAAAAAGGGAACAAAGATCACCTTCCCAGAGAAAGGTAACGAACAGCTGAATGTAACTGCCGCAGATCTTGTTTTTGTGATCGATGAAAGGCCACACAGTGTCTTCAGTCGTGAAGGGAATGATTTGATTGTGACTCAAAAGATATCTCTTGTGGAGGCCTTAACTGGTTATACAGTACACCTCACTACCCTAGATGGTAGAAACTTAAGCATACcaatcaacaatgttatccatCCTAACTATGAGGAGGTTGTTCCAAAAGAAGGAATGCCTCTCCCCAAGGATCCATCAAAGAAGGGTAACTTGAGGATAAAATTCAACATTAAGTTCCCAACTCGGCTCACTGATGAACAAAAAATAGGAATTAGGAAACTCTTGACTGCCTCAGCTTGA
- the LOC101498191 gene encoding signaling peptide TAXIMIN 2-like, translating into MSSDEEFCECRPLGFFLGLPFAFLSLILSLLGAIIWLLGSILNCFCPCCICCTGLINVAVSLVKLPVQVLRWFIDQIPC; encoded by the exons ATGTCGAGTGATGAAGAATTTTGCGAATGCAGGCCTTTGGGTTTCTTCCTTGGATTACCCTTTGCTTTTCTCTCTTTGATTTTGTCTCTTCTAGGTGCAATTATTTGGCTTCTCGG GTCAATATTGAATTGCTTTTGTCCATGTTGCATATGCTGCACAGGATTAATTAATGTTGCTGTGAGTTTGGTAAAGCTTCCAGTTCAAGTTCTTAGATGGTTCATTGACCAAATTCCTTGTTAG